In Malus sylvestris chromosome 16, drMalSylv7.2, whole genome shotgun sequence, the following are encoded in one genomic region:
- the LOC126606249 gene encoding transcription factor MYB14-like, translated as MGRAPCCEKRGLKKGPWTSEEDQILTSFIHKYGHGNWRALPKQAGLLRCGKSCRLRWINYLRPDIKRGNFTREEEEAIIKLHEMLGNRWSAIAARLPGRTDNEIKNVWHTHLKKRLKDHTTTTSSTTSTRSSSNSTSNVKSQFVDEPENLNYPQPSSSDVSSSVTKVSAALSTDQDTIVVKGENMELSETFPDIDDDSFWSEALSTDNSSVPLQFPKASNDEPISEFPITKNDSEEFGFSFGLNMDDGMEFWYDLFIRTGHGGTPELPEF; from the exons ATGGGGAGAGCTCCTTGCTGTGAGAAGAGGGGACTGAAGAAGGGGCCATGGACCTCTGAAGAAGATCAAATTCTTACATCCTTCATCCACAAATATGGCCATGGAAATTGGCGTGCCCTGCCAAAGCAAGCTG GGTTGTTGAGATGTGGAAAGAGCTGCCGACTCCGGTGGATAAACTATTTGAGGCCGGATATTAAGAGAGGAAACTTCAcaagagaagaagaggaagctATCATTAAGTTGCATGAAATGCTGGGTAACAG GTGGTCAGCAATTGCAGCAAGATTACCAGGACGCACCGATAACGAAATAAAAAATGTATGGCACACCCACTTGAAAAAAAGACTCAAAGATCATACTACAACAACatcatcaacaacatcaacaagaaGTAGTAGTAACAGTACTTCCAATGTAAAAAGCCAATTTGTTGATGAACCTGAAAATTTGAATTATCCACAACCATCTTCTAGTGATGTTTCCTCCTCAGTCACAAAAGTCTCAGCTGCATTGAGTACCGATCAGGACACAATCGTCGTCAAGGGCGAAAACATGGAGTTGTCGGAAACCTTCCCCGATATTGATGATGACAGCTTCTGGTCAGAGGCACTTTCAACTGATAATTCCAGCGTCCCATTACAATTTCCAAAGGCCTCAAATGATGAACCAATATCGGAGTTTCCTATCACCAAAAACGATTCGGAGGAATTTGGTTTTAGTTTTGGTCTAAACATGGATGATGGCATGGAATTTTGGTATGATCTTTTCATTAGAACTGGTCATGGGGGAACGCCAGAATTACcagaattttga